One Polaribacter sp. SA4-12 genomic window carries:
- a CDS encoding cytochrome c oxidase subunit 3: MEANIAIPEDGKETWSGGGQRPFGASYGKMMMWFFIVSDALTFTGFLAAYGLTRFKFIDSWPIADEVFTHFPGLHGVHAPMYYVALMTFILIVSSVTMVLAVDAGHQKKQKKVAWYMFATIIFGIIFVGSQAWEWKNFINGSYGAVKTTDGKILQFVKDGHQIALSDFVVGERTDGRVQHERENGLWFEKEGTIATYSIAQIQNSYKSNSEILVRSELIDPVTKQKIILSREEGLAQLAKTKLVVEGANLQVNEYGNTIFADFFFFITGFHGFHVLSGIIINIIIFFNVILGTYERRGHYEMVEKVGLYWHFVDLVWVFVFTFFYLV, from the coding sequence ATGGAAGCAAATATTGCTATACCTGAAGATGGTAAAGAAACTTGGAGCGGTGGTGGACAACGACCATTTGGAGCAAGTTATGGTAAAATGATGATGTGGTTTTTTATCGTTTCTGATGCTTTAACCTTTACAGGTTTTTTAGCAGCTTACGGTTTAACACGATTTAAATTTATAGACTCTTGGCCAATTGCCGATGAAGTGTTTACTCACTTTCCTGGATTGCATGGTGTACATGCACCAATGTATTACGTTGCATTAATGACATTTATTCTTATTGTTTCTTCTGTAACAATGGTTTTAGCTGTTGATGCTGGTCATCAAAAGAAACAAAAAAAGGTAGCTTGGTATATGTTTGCTACTATTATTTTTGGAATCATCTTTGTTGGATCTCAAGCTTGGGAGTGGAAAAACTTTATTAATGGATCTTATGGAGCAGTAAAAACTACTGATGGTAAAATTTTACAATTTGTAAAAGATGGTCATCAAATTGCTTTGTCAGACTTTGTTGTTGGAGAAAGAACCGATGGAAGAGTTCAACACGAAAGAGAAAACGGATTATGGTTTGAGAAGGAAGGAACTATAGCTACATATTCTATAGCTCAAATTCAAAATTCTTATAAATCTAATTCAGAGATACTAGTTCGTTCCGAATTGATAGATCCTGTTACCAAACAAAAAATAATTCTTTCAAGAGAAGAAGGTTTGGCTCAGTTAGCTAAAACTAAATTAGTTGTTGAGGGTGCAAACTTGCAAGTAAATGAATATGGAAATACCATTTTTGCGGATTTCTTTTTCTTTATTACAGGATTTCACGGATTTCACGTGCTTTCAGGAATTATAATTAATATCATTATTTTCTTCAATGTTATTCTAGGTACTTATGAACGTAGAGGACATTATGAAATGGTAGAAAAAGTAGGATTATATTGGCACTTTGTAGATTTAGTTTGGGTATTCGTATTCACATTCTTCTATTTAGTTTAA
- a CDS encoding cytochrome C oxidase subunit IV family protein — protein MAHAHESNTKRIWVVLIILTVITTVEVAFGIVKPASLHLTSFLGISPLNWMFIILTLVKAYYIAWAFMHLEGEKKWFRRSIVWTAVFLICYLMALMLIEGNYLHSTLAPLVKW, from the coding sequence ATGGCACACGCACACGAATCGAACACAAAAAGAATTTGGGTAGTTTTAATAATATTAACAGTAATAACAACTGTAGAGGTTGCATTTGGTATTGTTAAACCTGCATCTTTACACTTAACTAGTTTTTTAGGTATAAGTCCTTTAAACTGGATGTTTATTATTCTAACACTAGTAAAAGCATATTACATTGCATGGGCATTTATGCACTTAGAGGGTGAGAAAAAATGGTTTAGACGTTCAATCGTTTGGACAGCCGTTTTCTTAATCTGCTATTTAATGGCTCTTATGTTAATAGAAGGTAATTATTTACACAGCACATTAGCCCCACTTGTAAAATGGTAA
- a CDS encoding SCO family protein — protein sequence MKKKYSYIGISFIILLFGIYVVRNLDRRIDENDLVQDDRLNKIDKKSTSTNSSLFKFNKVPDFEFINQNGITISNNDYKGKVYVVEFFFTTCPTICPLMNKQMLKIQNEFKGNNDFGIASISITPEIDTPEVMKAYALEHKITHKNWNLLTGKSQEIVYALSNKGFKLYVGKGDEDHGGFEHSGLFALVDKEGNIRSRKDQYGNPIMYYRALKEQTFADQITELKEDIKILLNE from the coding sequence ATGAAAAAAAAGTATTCTTACATAGGTATTTCTTTTATTATACTTTTATTCGGAATTTATGTTGTTAGAAACTTAGATAGAAGAATAGATGAAAACGATCTTGTTCAAGATGATAGATTGAATAAAATTGATAAGAAATCAACTAGTACAAATAGTAGTTTATTCAAATTTAATAAGGTTCCAGATTTTGAATTCATAAATCAAAACGGAATTACTATTAGTAATAATGATTACAAAGGAAAAGTATATGTAGTTGAATTCTTTTTTACAACGTGTCCTACTATTTGTCCTTTGATGAATAAACAGATGTTAAAGATTCAAAATGAATTTAAAGGAAATAATGATTTCGGAATTGCATCCATTTCAATAACTCCTGAGATTGATACTCCAGAAGTAATGAAAGCTTATGCTTTAGAACATAAGATAACACATAAGAATTGGAACTTATTAACTGGTAAATCTCAAGAAATAGTTTATGCTTTATCAAACAAAGGATTTAAATTGTATGTAGGAAAAGGAGATGAAGATCATGGAGGTTTTGAACATTCTGGTTTGTTTGCTTTGGTAGATAAAGAAGGGAATATTAGATCTAGAAAAGATCAGTATGGAAACCCAATTATGTATTACAGAGCATTAAAAGAACAAACTTTTGCAGATCAAATAACTGAATTAAAAGAGGATATTAAAATTTTATTGAATGAGTAA
- a CDS encoding DUF420 domain-containing protein, translated as MSNLSQEKKYKKIITGLSIVIPIAVAALFLVNLRKLGFNVEPLTFLPPIYASINGLTAIVLIAAVIAIKKGNKKLHEQLTTFAIGCSLLFLVMYIGYHMTSDSTSFGGEGVIKYIYLFILFTHIVLSIVIIPFVLTTFMRAKLGNFPQHKKIAKITFPLWLYVAITGVVVYLMISPYYV; from the coding sequence ATGAGTAATTTATCACAAGAAAAAAAGTACAAGAAAATAATTACAGGATTATCTATTGTTATTCCTATAGCTGTAGCAGCTTTATTTCTTGTTAATTTAAGAAAGTTAGGTTTTAATGTAGAACCTTTAACTTTTTTACCACCAATTTATGCGTCTATAAATGGTTTAACAGCAATTGTTTTAATTGCAGCAGTAATTGCAATAAAAAAAGGAAATAAAAAGTTACACGAGCAATTAACCACTTTTGCAATAGGTTGTTCTTTACTTTTTTTAGTAATGTATATTGGGTATCACATGACATCAGACTCTACTAGTTTTGGTGGTGAGGGTGTTATAAAATATATTTATTTATTTATTCTTTTTACGCACATTGTTTTATCAATAGTTATAATACCGTTTGTTTTAACTACATTTATGAGAGCAAAATTAGGAAATTTTCCACAGCATAAAAAAATTGCTAAAATTACATTTCCTTTATGGCTTTATGTTGCTATTACTGGTGTTGTTGTCTATTTAATGATTTCTCCTTATTATGTATAA
- a CDS encoding TolC family protein: MKTKLILFVALLISVATFSQKKWTLKECVDQALERNISIQQNKLSLELAKKDVEFTKGNFLPNFNGNLNNSGSFGLSTGGDNTRSSADRYSLSLGLNGGGIIFNGYRNTNTYKQAQLGVESSLLDLKKIENDISLFVVNGYLNILFAKENLSAGRVQYEISKKQIEAAESRFKSGVIAKGDLLNTQSTAATNLQTVISQENALDLALLNLAQLLQVSVEGFDVSSIDVGTPSANLFYKNSSTVYNKSLDRMPEIERAKLAIENSDLNIEISKGAFLPTLSYSFGANTFYNTTLGEPEVFAGVDATGNPFVIDNRFTNQLDNNLGYNIGLSLNIPIFNRFQTKNRVAQSKINKEISETRLESEKLSLKQTIEQAFLDVKTALKSYEAAKISLEAQEEAFKNAQERYNYGAMTQFDFDQVRTRLVNAQATLIRSKYDYVFKTKVLQFYSGELVLD; the protein is encoded by the coding sequence TTGAAAACTAAACTTATCCTATTTGTAGCACTGTTAATTTCTGTCGCTACTTTTTCACAAAAAAAATGGACTCTTAAAGAATGTGTAGATCAAGCTTTAGAGAGAAATATTTCAATTCAACAAAATAAATTAAGTTTAGAACTTGCTAAAAAAGATGTTGAATTTACTAAAGGAAACTTTTTACCAAACTTTAATGGTAATTTAAATAATTCGGGAAGTTTTGGTTTATCTACCGGAGGAGACAATACTAGAAGTTCAGCAGATAGATATAGCTTATCATTAGGATTAAATGGAGGTGGTATTATATTTAATGGTTATAGAAATACAAATACATATAAGCAAGCTCAATTAGGTGTAGAATCAAGTCTTTTAGATTTAAAGAAAATAGAAAATGATATTTCATTATTTGTTGTCAATGGGTATTTAAATATATTGTTTGCGAAAGAAAACCTAAGTGCTGGGAGAGTTCAGTATGAAATCAGTAAAAAACAAATTGAAGCTGCTGAAAGTAGATTTAAGTCAGGAGTAATTGCTAAAGGAGATTTATTAAATACACAATCTACTGCAGCTACTAATCTACAAACTGTTATATCTCAAGAAAACGCATTGGATTTAGCGTTGTTAAATTTAGCGCAATTATTACAGGTTTCTGTAGAAGGTTTTGATGTTTCTTCTATTGATGTTGGTACACCGTCTGCTAATTTGTTCTACAAAAACTCATCAACTGTCTACAATAAATCTTTAGATAGAATGCCAGAAATAGAAAGAGCAAAATTAGCAATAGAAAATTCAGATTTAAACATAGAAATTTCTAAAGGAGCTTTTTTACCTACTTTAAGTTATTCTTTTGGTGCAAATACTTTTTATAATACAACTCTTGGTGAACCAGAAGTTTTTGCAGGTGTAGATGCAACAGGTAATCCTTTTGTGATAGATAACAGGTTTACTAATCAGCTTGATAATAATTTAGGTTATAATATTGGTCTTTCTTTAAATATTCCAATATTTAACCGTTTTCAAACTAAAAATAGAGTAGCACAATCTAAAATTAATAAAGAAATTTCAGAAACAAGATTAGAAAGCGAAAAATTAAGTTTAAAACAAACCATAGAACAGGCCTTTTTAGATGTAAAAACAGCTTTAAAATCTTATGAAGCAGCTAAAATATCTTTAGAAGCACAAGAAGAGGCTTTTAAAAATGCACAAGAAAGATATAATTATGGTGCAATGACACAGTTCGATTTCGATCAAGTTAGAACACGTTTGGTAAATGCACAAGCAACTCTTATTCGTTCTAAATATGATTATGTTTTTAAAACGAAAGTATTACAATTCTATTCTGGAGAATTAGTTTTAGATTAG
- the tsaB gene encoding tRNA (adenosine(37)-N6)-threonylcarbamoyltransferase complex dimerization subunit type 1 TsaB, with the protein MAIILNIETATKNCSVSLARNGAILAIKELNNGNYSHAEVLHPFIVDILKEANLNSNEIDAVAVSKGPGSYTGLRIGVSAAKGLCFAFDKPLISIKTLESLANAISVDEGIIVPMLDARRMEVFAAVFDVNYNEVREIKAEIIDENSYSEYLKTSKVYFLGDGAHKCKEIITHKNAVFIDDKFPSSKEMAILSYNKYKKNDIEDVAYFEPFYLKDFVAIPEKKKKPTF; encoded by the coding sequence TTGGCAATAATCCTTAACATAGAAACTGCAACAAAAAACTGTTCTGTAAGTCTTGCAAGAAACGGAGCAATTTTAGCAATAAAAGAATTGAATAATGGTAATTATTCTCATGCAGAAGTTTTACATCCTTTTATTGTTGATATTTTAAAAGAAGCAAATCTTAATTCTAATGAAATTGATGCTGTAGCAGTAAGTAAAGGCCCAGGTTCTTATACGGGCTTAAGAATTGGAGTTTCTGCTGCAAAAGGGCTTTGTTTTGCTTTTGACAAGCCATTAATCTCTATAAAAACATTAGAATCTTTAGCAAATGCTATTTCTGTTGATGAAGGAATTATAGTGCCAATGTTAGATGCAAGAAGAATGGAAGTTTTTGCTGCTGTTTTTGATGTAAATTATAACGAAGTAAGAGAGATTAAAGCAGAAATTATTGATGAAAACTCTTATTCTGAATATTTAAAAACGAGTAAAGTTTATTTTTTAGGTGATGGTGCTCATAAATGTAAAGAAATAATCACTCATAAAAATGCTGTTTTTATTGATGATAAATTTCCTTCATCTAAAGAAATGGCAATTTTATCATATAATAAGTACAAAAAAAACGACATCGAAGATGTCGCTTATTTTGAACCTTTTTATTTAAAAGATTTTGTTGCTATTCCTGAAAAGAAAAAGAAACCTACTTTTTAA
- a CDS encoding mechanosensitive ion channel family protein: protein MKEYIEYLKKLVVEFTPQVLVALAMLIIGLIIIKLIVKASRKVMDKSGIDITLQKFLGNLIGWGLKIILIIAVISKLGVETTSFAAILAAAGLAVGLALQGSLANFAGGVLIMIFKPIKLGDLVEAQGEIGVVKEIEIFTTKLTGLSNKEIIIPNGTLSNGNIINYSTEGTRRVDLTFGVDYAADIKQTKDVLMSVITSHPKVLKDPAPAVTVSELADSSVNFAVRPWCKTEDYWTVFFDVTESTKIALDKAGIDIPYPHQVNVKK from the coding sequence ATGAAAGAATATATTGAATATTTGAAAAAGTTAGTCGTTGAGTTTACTCCACAAGTATTAGTAGCATTAGCAATGCTAATTATTGGTCTAATAATTATAAAACTAATTGTAAAGGCTTCTAGAAAAGTAATGGATAAAAGCGGTATTGACATTACACTTCAAAAATTTTTAGGAAACCTAATTGGTTGGGGATTAAAAATAATATTAATAATAGCTGTTATTTCTAAACTAGGTGTAGAAACAACTTCTTTTGCAGCAATTCTAGCAGCAGCAGGTTTAGCTGTTGGTTTAGCGTTACAAGGATCTCTTGCCAATTTTGCAGGTGGTGTTTTAATAATGATTTTCAAACCTATTAAATTAGGAGATTTAGTTGAAGCACAAGGTGAAATTGGTGTAGTAAAAGAAATCGAAATTTTTACAACAAAACTTACTGGTTTATCTAACAAAGAAATTATAATTCCAAACGGAACTTTATCTAACGGAAATATTATAAATTATTCTACAGAAGGAACTCGTAGAGTAGATTTAACTTTTGGTGTAGATTATGCTGCAGACATTAAACAAACAAAAGATGTTTTAATGAGTGTAATAACTTCTCATCCTAAAGTATTAAAAGATCCTGCTCCTGCAGTTACTGTTTCTGAATTAGCAGATAGTTCTGTAAATTTTGCAGTTAGACCTTGGTGTAAAACTGAAGACTATTGGACCGTATTTTTTGATGTAACAGAAAGTACTAAAATAGCTTTAGATAAGGCAGGAATTGATATTCCTTACCCACATCAAGTAAACGTTAAAAAGTAG
- a CDS encoding DUF1304 domain-containing protein, with product MNEIQIIFISLVALIHIYIVYLEMVIWTSKNTMKAFGIQTKEFAEETKVMAANQGLYNGFLAAGLIWSLIADKADVAMFFLACVAIAGIYGAYSTKKIRILYIQTIPATLGIISILLL from the coding sequence ATGAATGAAATACAAATCATCTTTATTAGCTTAGTTGCATTAATACATATTTACATTGTTTATTTAGAAATGGTTATTTGGACATCAAAGAACACGATGAAAGCTTTTGGAATACAAACAAAAGAGTTTGCAGAAGAAACAAAAGTAATGGCTGCTAATCAGGGTTTATATAACGGATTTTTAGCCGCAGGTTTAATTTGGTCGTTAATTGCTGATAAAGCAGATGTTGCAATGTTCTTTTTAGCTTGTGTTGCTATTGCTGGAATTTATGGTGCTTATTCTACAAAAAAGATTCGCATACTATATATACAGACTATACCAGCAACTTTAGGTATAATTTCAATCTTATTATTATAA
- a CDS encoding dodecin family protein, which produces MAIMKVIEVLANSEKSWEEATRKAVKQAAKSVKNIKSVFVQSQSAVVNGDNVTEFRVNLKITFEVN; this is translated from the coding sequence ATGGCTATAATGAAGGTTATTGAAGTATTAGCAAATTCTGAAAAAAGTTGGGAAGAAGCTACAAGAAAAGCAGTGAAGCAAGCAGCAAAATCTGTAAAGAACATTAAATCTGTATTTGTACAATCGCAAAGTGCTGTTGTTAATGGTGATAATGTAACAGAGTTTAGAGTAAACTTAAAAATTACTTTTGAAGTAAATTAA
- a CDS encoding energy transducer TonB produces the protein MEIKKNPKSNLENYSKIFMQIGLVLALFVTYASIEKKTYDRNIGDLGSVNMNADMEEETVITERVEPVKPKSPPPPAPEKIEIVEDEKEVEETVIESTETDETEAVEVEEIVEVEEVEEVVEDVSFMIIEDVPVFPGCKGSKAELKACFSKKVQKHFSRKFNTDLPNELGLSSGRKRVFIGFKIDRQGNVVNINARAPHPKIKSEVIKVMKQLPKMKPGRQRGKPVGVKYSIPFTLLVE, from the coding sequence ATGGAAATCAAGAAAAACCCAAAGTCAAACTTAGAAAATTATAGCAAGATTTTTATGCAAATCGGTTTAGTTTTAGCCCTTTTTGTAACTTATGCTTCAATAGAAAAGAAAACTTACGATAGAAATATTGGAGACTTAGGTTCTGTGAATATGAATGCTGATATGGAAGAAGAAACGGTAATTACTGAAAGAGTAGAGCCAGTAAAACCAAAATCTCCACCACCACCAGCTCCAGAAAAAATTGAAATTGTTGAAGATGAGAAAGAAGTTGAAGAAACTGTAATCGAATCTACTGAAACAGATGAAACTGAAGCTGTAGAAGTTGAAGAGATTGTAGAGGTTGAAGAAGTTGAAGAAGTTGTAGAAGATGTAAGTTTTATGATTATTGAGGATGTACCTGTATTTCCTGGTTGTAAAGGATCTAAGGCTGAACTAAAAGCTTGTTTTAGTAAAAAGGTTCAAAAACACTTCTCAAGAAAATTTAATACAGATTTACCTAATGAATTAGGTTTGTCTTCTGGTAGAAAAAGAGTATTTATTGGTTTCAAAATAGATAGACAAGGTAATGTTGTTAATATTAACGCAAGAGCTCCACACCCAAAAATTAAAAGTGAAGTTATTAAAGTAATGAAACAATTACCAAAAATGAAACCAGGTAGACAAAGAGGTAAACCAGTTGGTGTAAAATATAGTATTCCTTTTACTTTACTTGTAGAGTAA